A single window of Salvia splendens isolate huo1 chromosome 6, SspV2, whole genome shotgun sequence DNA harbors:
- the LOC121806458 gene encoding probable prefoldin subunit 5: protein MAATPRMELEKMSVEHLRGLKEQVDMEVNLLQDSLNNLRSANSRLEIASAALHDLSVRPKGKKMLVPLTASLYVPGKLDDAEKVLVDVGTGYFIEKTMVEGKDYCERKIALLKSNYDQLLEVTAKKRSIADEAGAILQAKLKQLAPSQ from the exons ATGGCGGCGACACCGCGCATGGAGCTGGAGAAGATGAGCGTGGAGCACCTGAGGGGTTTGAAGGAGCAGGTCGACATGGAGGTCAATCTACTCCAGGACAGCCTCAACAACCTCCGCTCCGCCAATTCCCGCCTCGAGATCGCCTCCGCCGCCCTCCACGATCTCTCCGTCCGCCCCAAAG GGAAGAAGATGCTGGTGCCGTTGACGGCGTCGCTATACGTGCCGGGGAAGCTGGATGACGCGGAGAAGGTTTTGGTGGACGTAGGCACCGGTTACTTCATTGAG AAAACTATGGTAGAAGGCAAAGATTATTGCGAGCGCAAAATTGCTCTGCTGAAGTCGAATTATGACCAACTTCTCGAG GTGACCGCCAAAAAGAGAAGTATAGCAGACGAAGCAGGAGCTATTTTACAAGCAAAGTTGAAGCAGTTGGCCCCCTCACAGTAA
- the LOC121807238 gene encoding uncharacterized protein LOC121807238, translating to METENAESAPKNDSLWILKSIFSKKTSGDGGADADANNPPNDNPHLPFLSAHANSVVARCSKILAISTKELHALFDVELPNNIRQPPSYARNFLEFCSFKALHLAITRPNYLIDKEFCHLTFDMMVAWEDPHVDSNLIDNEIASCSNQDVEGEDGWSLFYSNSTKMAVQVDDKKTVGPEAFARIAPACPVIADVTTVHNLFDVLTSSSGPRLHFLIYDKYLRSLEKVAKSAQNALGPQVIASLSLADDEVIIDIDGTVPTQPVLQHIGMSAWPGRLTLTNYALYFEPGVGLYDNAVKYDLAIDTKQVVKPELTGPLGARLFDKAVMYKSTTMAEPVYLEFPEFKGCLRRDYWLDICLEILRAHRFNRKYHLKGNQQSEVLARAILGIFRFHAVREAFRVSSSNYKTLLCFNLAESLPGGDMIMETLASQMALINPSAGQQEASISPNSNRRPIFPVALLTLIRLKIISPKEGEVNVEATYPAGNLHVGEANPLEAVVKQLEQNTGKAEAAQATVDQVKVEGIDTNVAVMKELLFPVIQIYSRIERLASWNNPFKSMTFVAIFSYLIVGGWAKYLVPSVFVFLALMMLWRKYVWKRRELEAFKIVPPPSKNPVEQLIMLQEAVTQLESLIQSVNIALLKIRALLFAVAPQATDKLTVLLFAMAMGLVFVPARYVILMCFLEFFTRYMPLRRTGTERGMRRLKEWWIRIPAAPVQIVKPDDKKRK from the exons ATGGAGACGGAGAATGCAGAATCGGCGCCAAAGAACGACAGCCTCTGGATTTTGAAATCAATTTTCTCAAAGAAGACCAGCGGAGACGGCGGCGCCGACGCCGATGCGAACAATCCGCCGAACGACAATCCGCATCTTCCTTTTCTCTCAGCTCACGCCAATTCCGTCGTCGCTCGTTGCTCTAA gaTTCTCGCCATATCAACGAAAGAGTTACATGCCCTATTCGATGTAGAGCTACCTAATAATATTAGGCAACCTCCATCCTATGCTAGGAACTTCCTCGAATTCTGCTCGTTTAAAGCACTGCATTTGGCCATCACAAGAcccaattatttaattgacaAGGAATTTTGCCATCTGACATTTGACATGATGGTCGCATGGGAGGATCCCCATGTTGATAGTAACCTCATAGATAAT GAAATTGCTTCCTGCAGCAATCAGGATGTGGAGGGTGAAGATGGTTGGTCATTATTTTATTCCAACTCAACCAAAATGGCTGTTCAG GTTGATGACAAGAAAACTGTTGGGCCAGAGGCTTTTGCTCGGATAGCTCCCGCCTGTCCGGTTATTGCAGATGTAACAACTGTTCACAATCTTTTTGATGTTCTGACAAGTTCTTCAGGTCCCCGACTTCATTTTCTGATATACGACAAATACCTCCGGAGTCTTGAAAA GGTTGCAAAGTCCGCACAAAATGCATTGGGACCACAGGTCATTGCCTCTCTTTCACTTGCTGATGATGAGGTTATTATAGATATTGATGGCACAGTTCCTACACAACCAGTTTTGCAGCATATTGGGATGTCTGCATGGCCAG GGAGGTTGACATTGACAAACTATGCTCTCTACTTTGAGCCCGGTGTTGGTTTATATGACAATGCTGTAAAATATGATCTAGCAATCGACACAAAACAAGTTGTAAAGCCTGAATTAACTGGACCCTTGGGTGCTCGTCTTTTTGATAAAGCTGTTATGTACAAGTCAACAACCAT GGCAGAGCCCGTCTATCTGGAATTTCCTGAATTCAAAGGTTGCTTGAGGAGAGACTATTGGCTAGATATATGTCTGGAGATTCTGCGTGCCCACAGGTTCAATAGGAAATATCATCTAAAAGGAAACCAGCAATCAGAAGTGCTTGCTCGGGCGATTCTTGGAATTTTTAGGTTTCATGCAGTTAGAGAGGCCTTCCGTGTCTCATCATCCAATTACAAGACTTTGTTATGCTTTAACTTGGCTGAAAGTCTTCCAGGTGGAGATATGATAATGGAAACTCTGGCGAGTCAAATGGCCCTCATAAACCCTAGTGCAGGCCAACAAGAGGCTTCTATTTCTCCAAATTCAAATAGGCGGCCTATATTCCCTGTTGCACTTCTTACACTTATTAGACTAAAAATTATTTCACCGAAAGAGGGAGAAGTAAATGTAGAAGCCACATATCCCGCTGGGAATCTTCATGTTGGTGAAGCAAATCCTCTAGAAGCTGTTGTGAAGCAGTTGGAACAGAACACTGGAAAGGCTGAAGCTGCTCAAGCAACTGTTGATCAAGTCAAAGTTGAAGGAATCGATACCAATGTAGCAGTGATGAAG GAGTTGCTTTTCCCAGTTATTCAGATATATAGCCGGATTGAGCGTTTGGCTTCCTGGAACAATCCCTTCAAGTCAATGACGTTCGTCGCAATATTTAGCTATTTGATAGTTGG GGGCTGGGCCAAGTATCTAGTACCATCTGTTTTCGTATTTTTGGCACTCATGATGCTCTGGCGCAAGTACGTTTGGAAAAGAAGAGAACTGGAGGCATTTAAAATTGTACCTCCCCCTAGCAAGAATCCAGTTGAGCAGCTGATAATGTTACAAGAAGCAGTAACTCAACTCGAGTCGCTCATCCAAAGTGTCAACATTGCTCTTCTCAAAATACGAGCACTCCTCTTTGCTGTTGCACCACAG GCGACGGATAAGCTGACTGTGTTGTTGTTTGCAATGGCTATGGGGCTTGTATTTGTGCCAGCGAGATATGTGATATTGATGTGTTTTCTCGAGTTTTTCACGAGATATATGCCGTTGCGAAGGACAGGTACCGAACGAGGGATGAGACGGTTGAAGGAGTGGTGGATCAGAATACCAGCTGCTCCTGTGCAGATTGTCAAGCCAGATGACAAAAAGAGGAAATAA
- the LOC121809222 gene encoding LOW QUALITY PROTEIN: pentatricopeptide repeat-containing protein At1g71460, chloroplastic-like (The sequence of the model RefSeq protein was modified relative to this genomic sequence to represent the inferred CDS: inserted 3 bases in 2 codons; deleted 2 bases in 1 codon): MTPSPVFPQKKSKNSNRKSPSSQSFVPLHSKNPHVVYRDIQKLAKENKLEQALSVLDYMDRRGIPTNATTFSALIAACLRPKSIEAARRVHMHIRINGLEGNEFLQTRQVHMYAGCGSIEDAKKVFGAMHVSSVYPWNALLRGAVVLGRRNHREVLGSFNEMRAAGVEMNVYSFSCLVKSLGGNRALRQGLKTHGLLIKNGFLGDVIVRTSLIDTYFKCGKVKLACNVFEEVEERDVVMWGAMIAGFAHNKLQRETLVYTRWMVKKGLQXNSVIVTSILSVIGEVSARKIGREVHAYVVKTKDYSNLPFIQSGLIDMYCKCGDMVSGRKVFYGTAERSIVSWTALLSGYVANGRLEQALRSVIWMQQEGFKPDLVTIATALPVCGKLRALKQGKKIHSYAIKNGFGRGVSVATSLMMMYSKCGVLDYCVRVFDNMERKNVIAWTAMIESYIECQRLHEAVDIFRXHRPDSVTIARVMSVCSQLKAQKHGKEVHGHALKKDFTSVPRVSAEIIRMYGSWGAIDKAKPAFEAIRVKGSITWTAIIEAYGCSGHYDEAIHVFDKMISDGFSPNEFTFKAVLHAGEQGGFADDATGVFTLMTRRYNIAASEEHYSGIVGLLSRVGRTEEAEKFEKLSSVLALAKN; encoded by the exons ATGACG CCATCACCGGTTTTCCCTCAAAAGAAATCGAAAAACTCCAATAGAAAGAGCCCATCATCCCAAAGCTTTGTACCACTCCACAGCAAAAACCCTCATGTCGTTTACAGAGACATCCAAAAGCTTGCAAAAGAGAACAAGCTT GAGCAAGCCCTCAGCGTGTTGGACTACATGGACCGCCGCGGCATCCCCACCAACGCCACGACGTTCTCCGCCCTCATCGCCGCGTGCCTGAGGCCGAAGTCGATAGAGGCAGCAAGACGAGTGCATATGCACATCAGGATAAACGGCCTTGAAGGGAATGAATTCTTGCAGACAAGGCAGGTTCACATGTATGCAGGTTGTGGCTCGATTGAGGATGCGAAGAAGGTGTTTGGCGCGATGCACGTTTCCAGCGTTTATCCCTGGAACGCGCTGCTTAGGGGGGCCGTGGTTTTGGGGAGGCGTAACCATCGCGAAGTGTTGGGTTCATTCAATGAAATGCGCGCTGCTGGCGTGGAGATGAATGTGTATAGCTTCTCTTGCTTGGTCAAGAGCTTGGGAGGAAATCGGGCGCTTCGCCAAGGGTTGAAGACGCATGGATTGTTGATCAAGAATGGTTTTTTGGGGGATGTTATAGTTAGGACTAGCTTGATTGATACGTACTTCAAGTGTGGCAAGGTTAAGCTCGCGTGTAACGTGTTTGAGGAGGTCGAGGAGAGGGATGTCGTGATGTGGGGAGCAATGATAGCCGGTTTCGCTCATAATAAGTTGCAAAGAGAGACATTAGTGTACACCAGGTGGATGGTTAAAAAGGGATTGC TGAATTCTGTTATAGTCACTAGCATTCTTTCGGTGATAGGAGAAGTGTCTGCTCGAAAAATAGGACGCGAGGTTCACGCGTACGTGGTTAAGACCAAGGATTACTCGAACCTCCCATTTATTCAGTCCGGACTGATTGATATGTATTGCAAGTGTGGGGATATGGTTTCGGGAAGAAAGGTGTTTTATGGAACAGCGGAGAGAAGCATCGTTTCATGGACTGCTCTTCTATCAGGTTATGTTGCGAATGGGAGGCTCGAGCAGGCGCTGAGATCCGTTATCTGGATGCAACAAGAAGGGTTCAAACCTGATCTTGTCACAATCGCTACTGCTCTTCCGGTTTGTGGAAAACTGAGGGCGTTGAAGCAAGGGAAGAAAATCCACTCTTACGCGATCAAGAATGGATTCGGGCGAGGAGTTTCAGTAGCGACGTCTCTGATGATGATGTACTCCAAGTGTGGCGTTTTAGACTATTGTGTAAGGGTGTTTGATAACATGGAGAGGAAGAATGTGATTGCGTGGACTGCCATGATCGAAAGCTACATAGAATGCCAACGCCTGCACGAGGCAGTAGATATCTTCCG GCACAGGCCAGACTCAGTCACGATAGCAAGAGTGATGAGTGTCTGTAGCCAGCTCAAGGCTCAAAAACACGGAAAGGAGGTCCACGGGCACGCTCTGAAGAAGGACTTCACCTCTGTCCCTCGTGTTTCTGCTGAAATTATTCGTATGTACGGGAGCTGGGGAGCCATTGACAAGGCTAAGCCGGCTTTTGAGGCCATTCGTGTTAAAGGCTCGATAACTTGGACTGCCATCATTGAGGCTTATGGATGCAGTGGTCACTATGATGAAGCTATACATGTTTTTGACAAGATGATATCGGATGGTTTTTCGCCCAATGAGTTCACGTTCAAAGCTGTCCTACATGCTGGCGAGCAGGGTGGTTTTGCTGATGATGCAACGGGGGTCTTTACTTTGATGACTCGGAGATACAACATCGCAGCATCTGAAGAGCACTACAGTGGCATAGTTGGCCTTCTGAGCCGTGTGGGTCGAACGGAGGAGGCTGAGAAGTTCGAAAAACTGAGTTCAGTCCTTGCTTTGGCTAAAAATTAA